The Haliotis asinina isolate JCU_RB_2024 chromosome 16, JCU_Hal_asi_v2, whole genome shotgun sequence DNA segment TGAAGTGACCGTGTGAGTCTGTGTAGTCTGTCTGCACGTACCGCTGAGTTTCACTTTAGATAATAACGTCaacaaagtgaaattaagattgtgaatcctcataattttacataattttgccatttGACGATTTGAGTGTCAGAATTTTAATCAACTTAGGATaaacgttgtttaacaaactatcatagattcaaatcgttattattgtTTTGTGTTACAATGGTGTACGGTACGTGATGATCGTTAATTTATACCAATTTAGACTCCAATTCTCGAAACAAAGATAAGTTTTTACCGAAATTTAAAACTGAGGATTGACAATTTGGAGcagttaaattttaactcaagtTCAAACAGCTTCGGTAATTTATCCACCAAACTAAAATTGTCTGCCATGTTTGAATTTGAtgtcgatttcagttcattctgggaaatgcattTCCCTGCGGTTCCTATATTTGAGTAAAAATCAGACTTGAGTTAGTTTCGAAAAATCGTCAcctgttctcggtgtttcatttaatatgcatacccccttgtaatacaaacaaataaatcgaTTTAAAACTATCaccatttgttaaacaacttttatagaTGAAAAACTTTCTGAGATTTAActgttggcaaggtaaaattatcaggatacgcaatcttaatttcactttaattGGTTTAGTTTTTGTGTAAAGTGAAATTTTGCTTTCTCGTGTCTTTAAAAAAGcaattgtttttattgtttagaCCATTCAAGGACTATAGTGCAAGTAATATGCTTGGGGCCGCGGACTTCTACCCCAGCTATGGCAACACTCAGAAGGCCTGGTGTCCAGGTTTTCGTGACGCTAACCAGTATGTGGAGGTGAGCCAATCAGGGGTAGTGTCAAAGGTCATCATTATCGTATAAGGTATTGATGTCAGTATTATCATCACTGATACTGCAGTCATGACATCATCATCGTTATCAATATCGTTATTATTGTCGTCATTATCATTGATTCTTGAagcttatcatcattattatgaAATTCTATTCAGGTGAGCAAGTTATGTACAAGGtaaattatcttacctcacacatgaatgtcgctttctgattggctaagcgcccatgtattttttttaaatgtaccaCGCTTACAGACgatgtatttgtttcaatgtacaccgctggggatgccgaactcatttggttCTTCATGTTCTTCATGTTCTTCATGAAAGTACCGATGTTTTGCAATTGAAAGTGAATGGAAGGGCGATAGGATAGGAGGGAATTGTGCTTTAAACAGTGCTTTAAAcagtttcaaaattgaaattcaggtgtttggtaagataaataccttgTTCACTGGTCCGTCGGGGTCCATGGACTCATggaccctcgaggtttgtttatgttcataagcccatggaccccgaagttcatgagcccatggaccccgacggaccagtgaacaacgtataatgcctgattggacagatgccggttttgacagctccCATTGTATGTTGTGCTCCGCAGCTCGGAATCCCAGAGCCGATCTTCATCACTGAGATCCACATCTATGAGGTGTTCTGGGTTGGTGGAGTGGAGTCGCTTTCTATCCGGGATCCGAACTCCAATTGGATGGAGGTGTGGAGAACACCTGCTTTTGAGAAATTAGAAACTAGTCGGATTTTAATTCCCAATTTCTTGGTAGGTATACTATATGTATGATAGCCAtttgttaaatatagcagtggTGGCATCAGTGACCTTGGTTCGGTTCCAATAAGACAACTGAAACACAATTCCTTTTGTTGTGATAAACCTTGTACAATtttgaaagtggcgtaaaaagCTTACCACATATTCAGTATTGGCCACTCAGTGCACGCCTTATCAGTTTTTTTAGACTtatattaaaattttcaaaacctgttaaGAACTTGAAGATCATTTGTTTGACGTCATCCAATGATGGCCCAAAGAGAAAACATTAGGTTGTTGCAGAATGAGATTCTATCTGATAGACGCTTCgtgtgaaatatacatttaaccAGTCAAATTTCAATATGGtgcaaatatattcatatagaACAAATGTTTAGCAAACATACCCTCAAAGTAGGTCGTATTTGGAGAGAATAACAACCCGAAATGTTTTCCACCTTACTTCGAGCTAGACTGAATCTTATAATTGGTACATGCGTAGTTTGGGGTCAGGGTATGAGAATTTCCGTTGGTTAATTGAAACGGGCCCTATATGTTGGCGTTGAAGTTATAAACGTTAAAGCGTTTTATGGTACAAGACTTGTCACCAGCCAGAAAGTTGAGGAAAAAaatcaatcactgaccacatgcaattgaCACCTATCGGGCTCGTAAGCCATAAGCAAAGAGCCTGCTAAGCGTATGAGGATGTGAACTAGTGGCCAACGAAAAGACTTCGTTAcatttgagtgcacacccaccggtTCTGgttgggttcggtatcgcggctgcttcgtttcaagggaggtaaacccaagtacaaaatattgcacttttgatttgcgattatacgcttatactTTTGTTAGTAGTTGGAGATGcattttatatgtcatgaataagtgataactgtgttttaattatggttGCATTTGACCTTTAAGCTGAACTGCTGCCTTGACTGTGCATACTTTTGACGGGGCTACAGGTGGGACAGGATGCGCACATTTTGATAATTGAAAGAGTTTCACACAAGTGATTCTTGTTTTTAATAGCTTTTAGGAATCATTGATGTCGTGTGACACTAAATATTCAATGGAGATCTGAATACCACAAGTgacgcttaaaatgttgaataaaatgtatttcgcgtgagtaattattaaataaggggttggaaatctgagagcacaaccaagtgaggaagtGGGAGTGTGCCTTTGATGGTAGCGATATTTCATtttaacatgtaaaatatttttcgagCGAAGCGAGTCAAGTACTTTGACAGCCTTTGTTCGGTTCGCTCACATACGAGTATAATAAGATTCTCTATGCTCCGCAACACCATTTGCGCTAAGGTTTGCCTGTGACTGGATCAATGAATCTTTGAATATTATTTCCTGTGACTACTTGAGTATATCCGTATTGTGAAACACAGACCAAACAGTACAGTCATCTGAAGTACAGACACTGTCaaattaattatttcatttcacacatttcacaaCCATATTGCAATGTCTCCCTTCCGCGTAAACTGCTAACGGTCCACTGAAGGCACGTGTTAACTCATACTCCGGAAGAAGTTATATTAACTCATATAATCTTCGCTATACTCATTAACTGAGACGTTCACGTACGTTGTATATCTGTGGTATATATATTGCCATAACATTTAATTAATAATGcaaaatttagagttatctcccttccatcgatttgcattcgcaaaatatcggtaatttTGGTTCACCATACATGATTCACGGAATCATCGGAGATAACTACCGAGAGGTGCCAAATGAGTTCGACATTCCCAGCGGGATACATAGAAAATGTAACTCGCTTGTATGCGGGAcccactgaaaataatagaagagcgctcagccaatcagaaagcgacatgtATGTGTCAGGCAAGATAATACACATTGACATGTCAGGTATATCCGCAAATATTTAATGTGTAATGTTTTACTTACTGTAAAACATTTGAGGACAAACTGGCTAGATGAGCTGGTAGATAATTCCAGTTCGATTTGTAGACTTTCTGCAATCGTGTGGAAGTGTTGTTCTTATATTTATACGTATGTTATTTTAACAGCGCTATGTTTGCTGTACCCAATATTGACACAAACGCCTGTTGTGTGTGACGTATGTTTTCGTACGTCTGTATGTTGTGACAACCTCAAGATTTATAGGACAGGGATTATGGATAAATATTTGACAGACAGACCTGTTTATTCAGTAAAAGGCTACGGGACCATAATACAGTCAAATACATGATCACACATCACATGAATGGTGCACAATAATTTATAAAAATGTTTAACTTAAATTTATCAATAGAGACCAGGAAGTATGAAAATATTGCTTCTAATGaaagattttgtttattttgtaaacCAAAAGGGATTAATGTTGTTGAGGATGATTggcatattttgtatatttatgaATGGTTCTCTGCTGTTCGAGATACCTATACAGAGGAGAACAAATTAAGGGATCACATTAGGGTATATGTtcctgtagtgagtgagtttagttttacgccgcactcagcaatattccagctatatggcggcggtctggaaataatcgagtctggcccagacaatccagtgatcaacaacatgagcaacgatctgcgcaattgggaaccgatgacatgtgtcaagcaagtcagcgagcttgaccacccgatcccgttagtcgcctcttacgacaagcagaatcgccttttatggcaagcatgtgttgctaaagacctgttctaccccgggaccttgacgggtaaagtgttcctgtattttttccaggtttctttgCAAGCTTTATATTCACAGCTTGTGAAAATACTGGAAACATAAGAGAACACCTGTGTTTCATGTGATGCCTTATATTTTTCCCTCATTatatattgtgaaatatttgagtCAGCCTCCGACAATTTCATATATATTATGCTTTCTGCTAATGTCAGTGTGATTAAGAATGTCTCTAAATATTTGAGAACACTAAATGGCCTTCCTTCAGAAATAAGAGAGCAAGTGAGTCTGAACACTGACGTTAAGATGATTTTAGTTTGGGCTATCAGTTAAACAACAGATGAGGCAAGTCCACAGAGTGTTGCATGCAGTATAACGGTCAGGACATGTAAACTGAGAGTAAAGCTTATTGTGCCGAGCtaagaaataaatgttttacgGCATACAATTTTAACGTGTAAAACGTATCTAATACTCTACCATACCAATACGTAGTATACTAACTGtcattcttttctttttcagtaATAGGTGTTACACCTTACTACTTAATTATAACTTTTGAAATCTTTAATCtttttaaattttgtttaatCTACCTATTCtcgattaaaatatacaaactatGTACATCTATACAAATATCTGAGTATAACGTCATAGATACGATGACAGCTCCTTGTTTTCTGCCTaacaaaggcaactatatatttCATGGTGTTCTTTTGCTTGTTACCTTCCTAAGTGAACTATCGTGTCTGGTATTGGACTAAACAATCGTTCATATGCTAAACAGATCCAAAAGTATCCAAAGCGCCGTCTTTCTTGAATGGAAAAAAATCACGACCGGGAGCGGTTCAAGCTTAGATTAGTTTCCTGGTTAAACAGGGAACCTGCACgttgtttattttttgtgttttgtattttttggatattttttgtttaacgctgcattcGGCAATAATAGACGAGATTAGATAAGAAAGATGTTTTATTAACATATCACgcggtatacatgtatacataaaaacatataatcaCAAAGGCAAGACAATTTGAAATATACACCACGCGACCATTTGACCTCTGAGACACGAAGTGTCTTGGAAATCGTAGAGAGTAGAAAGCACCAGCCAGTTGATCTAAGTGTATCTTATATATAGATGAGCAGTATGTATAGTCAAAAtagtgtcattttaattttaaaatatgtatctgtCTTTAAGTGTCAAATCTTGTTTTCACCTAGCCTCCAGCCTTCAAGTCTGACGCAATAAGGATTGACCTGGACCTTTCGGTCCATAATGTCTGGTCCGAATTCGACGCCGTGCGAGTGGTTGGCACCAGGGTACGCACTCGTCACGGCCTCTCTGTGACAACATTTCATAAATAGTGCTGTCGGACTGGTGTTGTGGAGAGAAGGGCAGCACAAGCTCATGGCGTCGACGTGTCGTCACAAAGACTTTGCATATCCTGAATACAACGGAGCCTGACCTAACAACCGTCAGCACATACTGTGAAACTGTGAGAGATGAGAAACATGGTTCCTTTACAATGGCAGATCGGGCATTGAaatggtttagttttacgtttcTATTTACGTCACAAGTTACGTACGCATGTGTGAGGGTCAATAAAGAAATTACGTCAGTAGCGTTGCTGCCTAGGCAAGAGGGTATTGCCTAGTCAGCAGCTTTTACTGACTTGAACGACTAGACACTAAGACAGACACTAGATACTGACTGAGATATATTCAGTTTTCTGCGTATTGCCTAGACTTGTAGCGTTACCGACTACAACGTTTCCAAACTCTTTAATTAAATAGATATTTCTTAAATGTAAACTAATAGTGTAAGAGTGAAATGTAgtgaaaacatgttaaaaattAGTACATTCAATGTAGGTATAAGatgtgtaatatatattacTAAACGCTAAGATGTGCAATATGTATTACCTAACACTAAGATGTGCAATATGTATTACCTAACACTAAGATGTGTAATATGTATTACCTAACGCTAAGATGTGTAATATGTATTACCTAACACTAAGATGTGCAATATGTATTACCTAACGCTAAGATGTGTAATATGTATTACCTAACGCTAAGATGTGCAATATGTATTACCTAACACTAAGATGTGCAATATGTATTACCTAACGCTAAGATGTGCAATATGTATTACTTAACGCTAAGATGTGCAATATGTATTACTTAACGCTAAGATATGCCAAATGTATTACCTAACGCTAAGATGTGCAATATTTATTACTTAACGCTAAGATGTGCAATATGTATTACCTAACGCTAAGATGTGCAATATGTATTACCTAACGCTAAGATGTGTAATATGTATTACCTAACGCTAAGATGTGCAATATGTATTACCTAACACTAAGATGTGCAATATGTATTACCTAACGCTAAGATGTGCAATATGTATTACTTAACGCTAAGATGTGCAATATGTATTACTTAACGCTAAGATATGCCAAATGTATTACCTAACGCTAAGATGTGCAATATTTATTACTTAACGCTAAGATGTGCAATATGTATTACCTAACGCTAAGATGTGTAATATGTATTACCTCACGCTAAGATGTGTAATATGTATTACTTAACGCTACGATGTGCAATATGTATTACCTAACGCTAAGATGTGCAATATGTATTACTTAACGCTAAGATGTGTAATATGTATTACTTAACGCTAAGATGTGCAATATGTATTACCTAACGCTAAGATGTGCAATATGTATTACTTAACGCTAAGATGTGCAATATGTATTACCTAACGCTAAGATGTGCAATATGTATTACTTAACGCTAAGATGTGTAATATGTATTACCTAACGCTAAGATGTGTAATATGTATTACCTAACGCTAAGATATGCAATATGTATTACCTAACGCTAAGATGTGCAATATGTATTACTTAACGCTAAGATGTGCAATATGTATTACCTAACGCTAAGATGTGTAATATGTATTACCTAACGCTAAGATGTGCAATATGTATTACCTAACGCTAAGATGTGCAATATGTTTCACTTAACGCTAAGATGTGTAATAGGCATTACTTAACACTCCACGTGGCATTTGCTGTTTAATGTAATGTGTCTTGAGATCTGACTTTTATGACGTTTTGGAATCTGCCTAGTTATCATTTTGGGGGAGATACAGTATACCTACCTACACGGAGAGTCGACGTTCTGGTGGAATGGGGGGAAGATACGAAGCTGTACCTTGACACCTGTAATTGGTACATTTAGCAGCCGCCGCAGCCCTCGCTTGATGATGTTGCAGCCTGGCTACATCCAATCATTTTGCGAACTGTATAACTATAACAGAAATGCACTTACTAAGTTTATTTGATTTACGCCCCTTGGACAGTTAAGGACCTCAGTTGAGAATCTGCCCTGAatctatttttttcatgaaaaatgaagGCATGTTTCACATAGGTGGTTAACGTTCATCATATTATCACATTATCACATCCTCCGACAATAGATGTTAATGACACATTGCTGAAACAACTCAACTCAGTCACCTTCAAACTTTTAGTCATCGAGCCAACATCACTGACTCATGTACAacattcactctctcacaaaACTATCCTATATACCACCAAATGCTCGCAGCCAGAATCATAGAATACACCTTTCATCAAGTTTCTGGACACCTTGCAACAAATTAACAATGCAATTGTTTTGTTAATTTAGTTTATATAGTAATACGCCACATCAGCAAACTGTGCTGTGGGGGAGTGCTTTCCAGGAGTTAGGTCCCTTGGATGTGTCAGAATCCGGTATGTGCATTACAACTCGTCAGCATCGTGCTCAGTTGTTAATCAGTAACATGTGCACCTCTCAGTATTTGCATTTCACCTTCCTCAGGCGAACTCTTATGTACCTAGAATACTATACAAACCAACCCTCCAACAAGTCATCTGTAATGacctaaaatatgtttttgagtgGCTAAGGACCAGCCGTTGTGTGCACCAGCACGTCTTACACATTCATCTCGCCAGAGGTTGCAGTTATTGATGCAGTTTATAATGGCATTATGTAATCATAGTTTGTGTAGTTATCACTTGTGGCGAGTACACGAAGATGTCCCCAGGGGCGAGCAGTTGAGAGTGTCAGTATATGTCTTTCACACTCAATTCACTAAGGGTTACATTTACTGAAGCAGGTCGTGTAGCGTTCCCTTGTGGCGAGTACGTGAAGACGTCTCCCGGTACTTCATGTTGTTAATGCATCCTGTAATGCATCCTAAATATTCTAACACTATAACCTTTTGTATTGTGGAAGTTGACAAGTGCATCCACGTTCCCATGCTTCATGTAGTTTCTTGTAGATGTGCGTGTAGttcatcatcaaatatatatctgtctctctctgtggatGATAGACAGTACATATTGGGAGTAGAGCTGACAAACAAAGGCTGATGCCCAGCCTGCCTGTTTTCATGTCACCATGACCTGGGGGGAGAAACTAGCCTCTTAAATGAGGAGAAATAGTGCCACCTCTTTagtgggggtgggtggtggggtaaaTATGTTGGCAAGTTCTGCATCTAGTGGAAgagcgtgtgagtgagtttggttttacgccgcactcagcaatattccagctatatggcggtggtataATTGGATCTGGactatacaatccagtgattcacagcatgagcatcgatttacgcagttgggataccacccgatcctcttagACACCTCTTACGAAAACCGTGGGCTACTGATGGACaattataacccggatcttcccgAGTACAAGAGATAGACTAAATCAAGAAACCCTTTAAGCGCAACAGTCTTCAAACCTAGTTTGCCGTGTTTAATGAAGTACATGGACTAATCTCAAAATCACTACCCATCGATAACCTGTCCTATCCTTCTTACGCATTTCTATCTTTCATTATATTGGTAATATGcaaatatatacagacataattACTGATTCTGGGTACAGATTCAGTCATTAAAATCAAACAATCAAGAAAGTTTTTGTCCTTTCTTTTGAAAGTCTTTCATGCTGTAGCACTCTATttacattaaatgttttgatgCCTTTGAGCTTGATTTTGAAGAGGGAACGCCGAAAGCTACAGCCGTTCATTGAAGACGTCAGTGGTCAACTTTACAAATTGGTCCAGTCGCCTTAAGGGACGAGTCATTTCATATTCAAGCTCAATATGCTTGTCGTCTTTGTCTGGTACAA contains these protein-coding regions:
- the LOC137268723 gene encoding uncharacterized protein, whose protein sequence is MERDFLSLMFCLASLMCKSSHGSCLESLNMVQSSLHSGKKVSGNVKISKTVANVADCSSHCVVTGYKISFIFDPNTMLCTCHTLPLSALTLVPAAGAIAFGHHSLPTDVVDTWITSIIDSSSAYFVPFKDYSASNMLGAADFYPSYGNTQKAWCPGFRDANQYVELGIPEPIFITEIHIYEVFWVGGVESLSIRDPNSNWMEVWRTPAFEKLETSRILIPNFLPPAFKSDAIRIDLDLSVHNVWSEFDAVRVVGTRVRTRHGLSVTTFHK